A window of Halanaerobiales bacterium contains these coding sequences:
- the gcvPB gene encoding aminomethyl-transferring glycine dehydrogenase subunit GcvPB has product MKEPLIKDYNSEGRTGYTLPELDIPEKEVDDIINDDYLRNEAPDLPEVSEVDVVRHYTSLSEMNYGVDSGIYPLGSCTMKYNPKINEDIARLSKLTQLHPYQSEQDVQGSLDILFNLKDYLAEISGMDNVTLQPASGAHGELTGLLIIRKYFEDKNEDRKKVIVPDSAHGTNPASAVMAGFDVVEIESNEEGMVDVNILKEEVDDNTAALMLTNPNTLGIFEKDISQIADIVHEAGGLLYYDGANMNAVLGYARPGDMDFDVMHFNLHKTFSTPHGGGGPGSGPVGVKEFLEPFLPTPVLKENEGEFYWDRDRPKSIGKIHAFHGNYGVMIRAFSYIRSLGKEGLKKTTENAVLNANYMKIKLRDDFELPYDESSLHEFVLSGSKQKEKGASTENIAKRLLDYGQYAPTIYFPLVVKEALMIEPTETENLDTLNRFINTMGKIAEEVENNPEIVKNAPHNTVVRKLDEAQAARHPDLKW; this is encoded by the coding sequence ATGAAAGAACCTCTCATTAAAGATTATAATAGTGAAGGAAGAACAGGATATACACTTCCAGAACTTGATATTCCGGAAAAAGAAGTTGATGACATAATAAATGATGATTATTTACGTAATGAAGCACCGGATTTGCCAGAAGTTAGTGAAGTTGATGTAGTAAGACATTATACTAGTTTGTCTGAAATGAACTATGGTGTAGATTCAGGTATTTATCCGTTAGGATCCTGTACAATGAAATATAATCCGAAAATAAATGAAGATATTGCAAGATTAAGTAAATTAACCCAACTCCATCCCTATCAATCTGAACAAGATGTTCAGGGGTCTTTAGATATATTATTTAATTTAAAAGATTATTTGGCAGAAATAAGTGGAATGGATAATGTGACATTACAACCTGCGTCTGGTGCTCATGGTGAATTAACTGGTTTATTAATTATTAGAAAATATTTTGAAGATAAAAATGAAGATAGAAAGAAAGTTATAGTTCCTGATTCTGCTCATGGTACAAACCCGGCCAGTGCTGTTATGGCTGGTTTTGATGTGGTAGAAATTGAATCAAATGAAGAAGGTATGGTTGATGTTAATATTTTAAAAGAAGAAGTTGATGATAATACTGCAGCTTTAATGTTGACAAACCCAAATACTTTGGGAATTTTTGAAAAAGATATTTCCCAAATAGCTGACATAGTTCATGAAGCCGGAGGATTGCTTTATTATGATGGAGCTAATATGAATGCTGTTTTAGGTTATGCTCGTCCAGGAGATATGGATTTTGATGTAATGCATTTTAATCTTCATAAAACATTTTCTACCCCCCATGGTGGTGGAGGACCTGGATCCGGTCCAGTAGGTGTAAAAGAATTTTTAGAACCATTTTTACCTACTCCAGTATTAAAAGAAAATGAGGGAGAATTTTATTGGGATAGAGATAGGCCTAAATCAATTGGGAAAATTCATGCTTTCCATGGTAATTATGGTGTTATGATAAGAGCATTTTCTTATATAAGATCTCTTGGAAAAGAAGGGTTAAAAAAGACTACAGAAAATGCTGTATTAAATGCAAATTACATGAAAATTAAACTTAGAGATGATTTTGAACTTCCTTATGATGAAAGTAGTTTACATGAATTCGTATTATCTGGAAGTAAACAAAAAGAAAAAGGAGCAAGCACTGAAAATATTGCAAAACGATTATTAGATTATGGTCAATATGCTCCTACTATTTATTTCCCACTTGTTGTTAAAGAAGCATTAATGATTGAACCAACTGAAACTGAAAATTTAGATACTTTAAATAGATTTATAAATACAATGGGTAAAATTGCAGAAGAGGTAGAAAATAATCCTGAAATAGTAAAAAATGCCCCACATAATACTGTAGTACGCAAATTAGATGAAGCTCAGGCGGCTCGTCATCCTGACCTCAAATGGTAA